The Pseudorasbora parva isolate DD20220531a chromosome 19, ASM2467924v1, whole genome shotgun sequence genomic sequence GTGTTCTTATTCTATTATGTTGCACTTTTCTGTTCCATTTTATTTTGCTCTATTCTACTGTTATGCTATTCTATTTTTGTTGTATTCTGTTTTGTTCTATTCTGTTGTCCTCAGTTCTGTTGTGCTCTGTCCCGTGTGATGTGATCTCCTCAGGTTCGTATGGAGGCACAGGCCGGAGCGGAGTCCATGTAGAGTTCTCAGCGCTGTCCTTCTACTTCCGCTCGTATGGCGACCTGACGCCGGACGAGCTGGACGCGGTCGGAGCGTTTCTTCACGGCAGGGTGATGGCGCAGGAGAGGACGCAGCTGTACCAGCTCAAAACCTGCTTCAAATCCTTCCGCAGGTCAGACTCACACACTCGCCATCCTCCTCTGATCACTTATGTTTCTTTCGTGTGGGTCGGCTCTGATAAAAGCATCCGCTACGTGCATAAATGTAATCATCTATCCAGCTGAAATGATAGCAATGTTTTAAAGTGCCACTAATCGAATATTAAGCATTCAAAAGTCATTGCAAGATTTGCATACTGAAATGTGATTGGTCTTTTACAGAGAcggacagtagtggagtatttttactttatactcaagtaaattaagtatatattttatcagtgtttttctttggaaaacttttacttcactactaataaataaaagttgttgttttcttacctttaatacttaattacataaaaaatgtagtaCTTTTTTACTTGTAAAACTTACTGAAATAAAACTTTGAATTATTTTTACTTGCATAAAAGTATACAGAACTAGATTTTTAATGtaagtattaaatgatattcagtatgaaatgtattgcagtaaaaagtacaatattatgttttggaatgtcctaaagtaaaagttttccaaagaataACAAAGAAGTACATATACTTGACAAacaaaattacttggaaagtaaaagtacttcaaTACTGGCCGCCTCTGGTCTTTTACATGCACTGACATTTGAGTTGAAGGAAGGACATTATCTTTAATAtccctgcgtgtgtgtgtgtgtgtgtgtgtgtgtgtgtgtgtgtgtgtgtgtgtgtgtgtgtgtgtgtgtgtgtgtgtgtgtgtgcagcgtTGCGTACCGTAACTGCAGTCTCTGTATGGATGATCTGGAGGAGAGCAGGAGTCAGGCTCTCAAAGAGCTGCTGCGCGATTACTTTGACAAGAGGAGAAACCTGGACCTGAGCAAACACTATCAggaagaggaggatgaggaggacGAGCTCAACAAATGCAAGGTGTGACTCGAGCAGATGTTTATATCTCTGAATCCTCGCGTGTTGGTGCTAGTGTTAATCTGGTGTGATTATCCTCAGATGAGGGACTGGGAAGGTCAGATCTGTGCGGACATCAGAGGCTTCCTGTCCAGTCGCAGCGACGAGAAGTTCTCCGGTCGAGCCGTGGCCAGAATATTCCACGGCATCGGTGCGTTTTTCTgctgatatttttctccactaGGGGTGTGTGATGTACATCGTCTATGATAATAtcataattgttgttttaacaaTGTGGAAGCTGACATTATGGAGTATGTCACTTACTTTGCAAAAACTAAAGGAGCACAATTAATCGTTAAAACATTGCAAtttctgatttgtttttgttttttttgcatcaTAAAGACAAACATGAGTGTGAAGACTCTTAATATCCAGATACATCCCAGAAGATGGATCCTAGGGTTTTTATTTGAGAGTAATACAGCAGCATGTGCTTCTCTCCTCCTGCAGGAAGTCCGTGTTATCCAGCGCAGGTGTACGGACGCGACCGCAGATACTGGAGGAAATACATTCAGTTTGATTTCAATGAGATCATTCGTTTAGCCACTCTGGAGATCATTAGAACGAGGTAACATGACGCCCTGATCACATGATCATCTGGGGGAAACTCAAACTACAatctgaatttatttatttgtgctgtttgtcattatttttttaaatgttcacgTGTTGTGTTTGATGACTTAATTCACAATAAAGAAGTTTTCTGGTGAAGCCGTAGCCTGGCTCCGCTCTCCTACGTACTTCTGCTCAActttccttcagtactccgtCTGGGATTGCGGTATATTCTCTGGTTTTCGCCGGTCACATTttaaccggtccaatcagcgatcAGAGAGAGTGGCTGAGGACGATGACCTTGATGTTGTGCCCTAGTTTATGATGACACGTCATGAGtaacgaccaaacgttagcgattggttatggcagatccagagtggccctgggcaatagttttaaacttcaacagagaacccgccttcaaggaagttaacgcttgtcaatggagggTGGCCtgactctctgtacaaatgaaatgtaggAGATCTGTGAGCACGGCAGTTGTATTGGCTCAGTCTGTCCTATAGGGAGCGCTGatgtgctcttttctgtccAGTTCATTACATTCACAGAGAcagatcagattcagatttatactttattgtccTCAGTAGAGGAAATTCCCTTCCACAGACTGTACCAGGAGCAACATTCAgcacacataacacacacacactgcacggAATACACATATTATTGGCCACATAAATATTATACTAAACATTCCCAGACAATCAACAGAAATCAGcttattaatattcataattacTTGTATAGTATAAATTCCTCACAGACACACGTGCCGCCTTATTTTTTGTGTAGTCTCTCCAACTTTAATTACACCCgttacatataaatattaactttcatttattttacaaatcAGTTGTACATATACACACGTTCCAAAAATATTATGCGAGTAGGATTTCAGTACAATAAGCATTCAGATTTTAGTTTTTCAAAGAACTGCGTGTTTGTTTTATTGCTCATATCTTTTGAGATGACTGCTATCAATCTCAGACAGGTTTGTTCAATAGTTTTCCAGCTCTGGAGTAAATGGAAACCTGACCTAAAGAGGTTGATCCACATTATTAAGCAAGTCACAGTTCTCATGTGATATGGGGAGGAAGAAAGATCTCTCTGAAGATGAAAAGCATGAAATGGTTTCTATTTACTCAAGACCAGGAAAACTATTGAACAAACCTGTCTGAGATTGATACCAGTTATCTCAAAAGATATGAGAATGAAAACAAACTCACATTTCtttgaatcaaattttgttgcaatattttcctgtttaacccTGAAGCTGCTTTCAAACagtcgtcattgtaaaagcactatatacaTAAAGATGACTTGACTTTCAAAGACTAAAATTCTGAATCTTGTACTAAAATCTTATTGATATGTCACTTGCATAACAATTTGGAATACTTTGTGAATACTTTTGCTgcaaaaacagccctgacctgttgaGGCAAGGACTCtagggtgaccatattttgattaccgaaaaccaggacactcggtccggcaatgagatactcaaaGTTTACTCAAAGTTTACTCaattaattttaatacatttgtatgCCCCCTCTGTATGGATAGAAAATACTATCTCTAACCAAAATGTCTATGTTCTGGGAAAACAGGGCGTTTGGTCACTCtaatggactccactagacccctgagggtgtgctgtggtatctggcaccaagattttagcagcagatcctttaagtgcTGTAAGTTGTGAGGCGAGGCCTCCagggattggacttgtttgttcagcacatcccacagatgctcgattggattgagatctggggaatttggaggccaagtcaacacctcaaactcgttgttctcctcaaaccattcctgaaccatttgtgctttgtgtcaggagcattatcctgctggaagtggtctcttcattttttccagagctgtatatcacacacacacacacacacatgtatatatagaagggtttttatttatttttaaaagcatgTTTCTacagagttaaaaaaaaaaaaaaaaatccccaaaaatgCATTGGCAGGAAATATGGCAGACCGATtctgaaaaatatttttcctGGAAAAGTGAGAATGAAGAAATAAAGTgttgtgggtgtgtgtgtgtgtgtgttctaaaaataaaaatatcaaaaaaatagtgcaatgtacttactgtgttcaaattgtattgccaaagcacttttgctgatattgaggtgggatacgggtagagttagggtgggacaggtgtggtggtgtgggtcagtttaagggtagagttagggacaggtgtggtggtgtgggtcagtttaagggtagagttagggtcaggtgtgatggtgtgggtcagtttaagggtagagttagggtgggacaggtgtggtggtgtgggtcagtttaagggtagagttagggacaggtgtggtggtgtgggtcagtttaagggtagagttagggacaggtgtggtggtgtgggtcagtttaagggtagagttagggtcaggtgtgctggtgtgggtcagtttaagggtagagttagggtcaggtgtgctggtgtgggtcagtttaagggtagagttagggtcaggtgtgctggtgtgggtcagtttaagggtagagttagggacaggtgtggtggtgtgggtcagtttaagggtagagttagggtcaggtgtggtggggtgggtcagtttaagggtagagttagggtgggtcaggtgtggtggtgtgggtcagtttaagggtagggttaggaacaggtgtggtggtgtgggtcagtttaagggtagagttagggacaggtgtggtggtgtgggtcagtttaagggtagggttagggacaggtgtggtggtgtgggtcagtttaagggtagagttagggacaggtgtggtggtgtgggtcagtttaagggtagggttagggacaggtgtggtggtgtgggtcagtttaagggtagagttagggacaggtgtggtggtgtgggtcagtttaagggtagggttagggtcaggtgtggtggtgtgggtcagtttaagggtagggttagggtcaggtgtggtggtgtgggtcagtttaagggtagagttagggacaggtgtggtggtgtgggtcagtttaagggtagagttagggacaggtgtggtggtgtgggtcagtttaagggtagagttagggtcaggtgtggtggtgtgggtcagtttaagggtagagttagggacaggtgtggtggtgtgggtcagtttaagggtaaagttagggacaggtgtggtggtgtgggtcagtttaagggtagggttagggtcaggtgtggtggtgtgggtcagtttaagggtagggttagggtcaggtgtggtggtgtgggtcagtttaagggtagagttagggacaggtgtggtggtgtgggtcagtttaagggtagagttagggacaggtgtggtggtgtgggtcagtttaagggtagggttagggtcaggtgtggtggtgtgggtcagtttaagggtagggttagggtcaggtgtggtggtgtgggtcagtttaagggtagggttagggacaggtgtggtgatatgggtcagtttaagggtagggttagggtcaggtgtggtggtgtgggtcagtttaagggtagagttagggtcaggtgtgctggtgtgggtcagtttaagggtagagttagggtcaggtgtggtggtgtgggtcagtttaagggtagggttagggtcaggtgtgctggtgtgggtcagtttaagggtagagttagggtcaggtgtggtggtgtgggtcagtttaagggtagggttatgtGTAAGTGACGTGCctgtgtaattaattaatttctgtagttacatttgtacatgcaggtatttttaaaatgtaagtacaatgtaaaaacatgtacacaataagtgcattgtatcaaatgattaattaaaatgttagtttagtaaaggccacctaatataaagtgggtccgttACATGTGCTGCACACGTGTTACTTCATGTCAGCTCGTTCATCTCAAGCAGCTCTCCTGATTCAAACTCACCTGTTTCACAACACTACCTCTCCAATGCTTTAGAATAATTCATAGACACATTTCAATCTGTTATTTATTCACTGAAATTAAGTACAGAAATTGTATATAATTAGAAAAAAATGcacataaatcattttaaagagtcaagtttatttcttttattagAAAGTATTATGAAGTCAGTGTTAGACGATGGTATTTTTGTCACGCCTAAGTtcatttctgaccctggtacaGAGAGCGTTTCTATGAGTAATGTCTCATTATGTGCTTAGCTttcctaaaaaaaacatttaattattttaagtgACATTTAGGTTTGCCATCATTGCACTTTTAAAGTGTGTGTTACATTTCAGGAACACCTGTCATTTTTTTACTAGGATCGTTGTCTAATGAACACTTGTGATGAGTCAAACCGGTCAGACTCAATGAAACCCCATCATTTGAGCTTTGACATGGGGACAAAAATCACTGGCTTCACCGCAGCTCATGACTAATAACACACTGACATCCTTACATGACACTGTGATGCTGATTAGACGCTTTAcataacatttataaaagcCGAGAGACTGAGAGAATATTCTCAGACTTACACATGAGCTTCACCATTAGTTCATATATTCAGAGTTTATCGCTACACTGTAAACGATTCATACTTCATATATTAGCATAGTTTCGTGCTTAAATCACTTCCATATATCAAGTGCAATATTTTAAATCAGTTCAAAACCCATAATTTTAACCCCTCTTTATAGAAACCAACATATGAAAAtgaacttaaagctacactgtgtaacttttttagtttattcttagctaaaatcacttagttctttcaaaaatatgtgctcattaatgtatatttacttaattcaagtaataaagcattctcataattttataatataccattgaaaacacatacgtgttgagggttcggatggcggtcgccatgttactcctccatcttgaaagtactttagccaaagagggacatacccgtaaattcaagcttcgcttttcgcggtttcacactcgatggcactgtgtcgaatctgaagaggaggattgcttgaggctgctatatgatgatggaggatcactcttaagcccctttcacactgcacatcggacccgcaatattcccggaacattgccgggtcgccttctgtgtgaaagcaaccacgtcccggaattgattaccgaattcgacccgggtcggggacctagtagcATTGCGGGATAtggagtcgccaaggaagcggaaaagagaattaagacggcaacgcaacgggcaaatcaacaagacaaaagtaaatattggagtggcctttccaagatggcaacgattttaaaaaggacgccgacattgcctgctttcttctcgacaggtaatattaattcagcctatttgtgtatattggaagttttattgttgcttggctaattatatcatggtgtgctgtgcataacactagaacgacgtctaggatagttttcctcgcgtcaatgatgaacaagtattgtttaccttataacataaatccgtgttctatgacggataacatgagattaatattttaattgcattataatttgtttgccttacgctagtgatgtgtacaatatacagaataatgatagcactgataaaagttactttactaagattagcttgcattcgtctgggaacctgatagctgatgttagcaatgaaatggtaaaactattattcattttacatagattaatttgatcatagatcatttggtaaattaaataactgcaaattataagttttcaaaagtaacctcatcacttaaagcaacactcaccgaaggggtcgaactggaagccatgactaaatcggccaccgtaggagttgaaacgaaatcgaaattgagaggaacagaaacaattattcactggatggtcatatacctttacaccactagatgggggaaaatatcacacagtgtagctttaaagattTCAACTGAAGCACAGAAGTCAAATAACACATCTAAAGTGCTGATGGCCATGTCATGTAACTACTCTAAATAAAGTGACTCAAAGATGATTTGTTTCAAATGTTAAATTGTAGTTAAATTCCTGAAGAAAATGTgagtggtgtttttttttttttttaaacaatgttttaaaatgaaaaatatcccATATTAAATAGGTAGCACTATAAATTGCAcaaattttcacttttttaagtGACGATGGGACAAACATGCTGGAGGAAGGGAATATGATAATGCACAAGCACAAAGCGCCATCATATTTTAGATTCCTATATTCTCTTCATATAATGACAGGAGTAATAAGATCCCCCATCCGGTCATCAGACCCAGATTCTGGAGGAGGAAAATCAGCCACGGCCGCTTACTCTCCACATGAAGCATGGAGGGAAGCTAGACGAGAATAAACAGAGAAATGAAGCCTGGTTTTTATGACGATATCATGACACATAATTTAGATGTTTATGTTTTACATGAGAGGGAAACTATAATGCAAAAACATTGACTCTGATATTACCATTTTTTAGCATGAGTCCATATATCGTAATTTTCATTGTACATGAAATATGATGGTTATTGAGAAGGGTTGACTTGAGAACGTGACAAACGCACCATGTCTACGAGGGCGATGTACAGGAAGAGGCCGGCGGCGACGGCAGAGATCCACTCTTCTGCGACTGTCTGTGTGGAGATGGACAGAGCGATGTACAGACCGATGAAGGAGGTGAGAGCGCTGCCCACGTTCAGCAGCAGAGCGCGCTTCACCGACAGACCGCAGTGAAGCAGGATCGCAAAATCACCTGCAGACAACCATCATCATAGAGAACaacatacatggcacaaaacatgaagataaaattatattttccaTAGTGAAAATGTTATCTGTTACAGAACCCTTAGGATTTttgaaatatgtatttttaaaacaatatataaaataaactgaGCGcgaaagagagtgtgtgtgtgtgtatatatatatatgacaaaattatgaatatatatatatatatatatattatgttattttatacatattaaataagtataaatacattttagatgcatattaataaatacaggctttatttttttgtaaagtaTGATACTTTATTTGTTATCTTATGATTTTGATGTGATATGGATTCACACAAACTGTATATATGCTGACTTAACATTAAACCAGGTTGaaatgtgttgttgttgttgcataaCAACTCTATGAACATGATCATAATTGATGAGAAATCTCATTTTATGTTCCTGAAAGTAAATGTGTGTGCAGGAAAACAGAAAAACATGTTTGACTGCGGTTACAGGACAAGTGTGTCAATTATGtctagtgtgtttgtgtgggacGTTCCTTCAACCACATCAGGAAGTGAAAGTGTCATTAGTTTTCTTTGTTGTCTTGATTACTTGACCAGTAATGTTACTGCACATTGTGTACTAGAGTTATTTTGAGAGTATGTTGAAAGTGTCTGTAACTTTCACACATCTGTCTTGAAAAACTTTCATTTTCTAGTTGTTGTCAATGCACTTTCTGTATCTAGATTAGCTGAGACGTCTCACCTAACTCATGTGGAAGCTCGTGGCACAGGACGGCTAGCGATGTCGCCAGTCCGGAGCGCCATGACACGGAGAACGCGGCGCCCATGGCCAAACCGTCCGTGAAGTTATGGATGCCGTCGCCGATGGTGATCATATACGGCAGCAGACGCTTCTCTGAGGGACGTGAGAAACATGTTCAATACTGCTCAAATGAATGTTTTTCaaagagtctcttctgctcaccaaggctctgtttattaaaaaaaaaaatattgataaaagatatggtaaaaacagtaatactgtgacatatgtttacagtttaaaatatctgttttctatgtgaatatatatttaaatgtactttatttcagtgatcaaagctgaatttatcatgattcctccagtcttcagtgtcacatgatccttcagaaatcattctcatatgaggatttgatgctcaagatacatttatgattattatcaatatttaaaacagttgtgctgcttcatattttagtgtaaacCATTACATTTTTCcagaattctttgatgaatagaaagttttaaaaacagcatttatttgaaatggaatattttgtaacattata encodes the following:
- the LOC137047913 gene encoding zinc transporter ZIP4-like isoform X3, producing the protein MAMFGIVLLLFSRCTQVFQMCIQFCISLAVGSLTGDALLHLLPSVLGLHAHKDGHSHEEENLDYIYKLLVVIGGIYVFYLMESIFSLITRHGHNHDGKSDPHPCDHGKVLQMFQNRRRNNNSTSQDELVDEQNMEKSFQELFSSTREKRLLPYMITIGDGIHNFTDGLAMGAAFSVSWRSGLATSLAVLCHELPHELGDFAILLHCGLSVKRALLLNVGSALTSFIGLYIALSISTQTVAEEWISAVAAGLFLYIALVDMLPSMLHVESKRPWLIFLLQNLGLMTGWGILLLLSLYEENIGI